Proteins encoded together in one Micromonospora auratinigra window:
- a CDS encoding sulfurtransferase has protein sequence MPVPSDPNPRLQSYADPQRLVTTEWLAEHLGDEGLVVVESDEDVLLYDTGHLPGAVKVDWHTELNDQVTRDYLDAERFAELCAAKGISRDDTVVFYGDNFNWWAAYALWVFSLFGHPDVRLLDGGRQKWIAEGRELTREKVTRPRADYPVPQRDDAPIRAYREQVMAHVAAGRPLVDVRSPGEYTGEMLHMPAYPQEGALRGGHIPGAVSKPWKSAANDDGTFKSADELRAIYTDQLGLSPSDDVVAYCRIGERSSHTWFVLHHLLGYPQVRNYDGSWTEWGNLVRAPVVKGDQPGGLAR, from the coding sequence ATGCCTGTGCCGAGCGATCCGAATCCCCGCCTCCAGTCGTACGCCGACCCGCAGCGCCTGGTCACCACGGAGTGGCTGGCCGAGCACCTGGGCGACGAGGGCCTCGTGGTGGTCGAGTCCGACGAGGACGTGCTCCTCTACGACACCGGCCACCTCCCGGGTGCCGTCAAGGTCGACTGGCACACCGAGCTGAACGACCAGGTGACCCGTGACTACCTCGATGCGGAGCGCTTCGCCGAGCTCTGCGCGGCGAAGGGCATCAGCCGGGACGACACGGTGGTCTTCTACGGCGACAACTTCAACTGGTGGGCGGCGTACGCCCTCTGGGTCTTCTCGCTCTTCGGCCACCCGGACGTGCGGCTGCTCGACGGCGGCCGGCAGAAGTGGATCGCCGAGGGGCGCGAGCTGACCCGGGAGAAGGTGACCCGGCCGCGCGCCGACTACCCGGTGCCGCAGCGCGACGACGCGCCGATCCGGGCGTACCGGGAGCAGGTGATGGCGCACGTGGCGGCCGGCCGGCCGCTGGTGGACGTGCGCTCGCCCGGCGAGTACACCGGCGAGATGCTGCACATGCCGGCCTATCCGCAGGAGGGGGCGCTGCGCGGCGGGCACATCCCGGGTGCGGTGAGCAAGCCGTGGAAGTCCGCCGCGAACGACGACGGCACCTTCAAGTCGGCCGACGAGCTGCGCGCCATCTACACCGACCAGCTCGGCCTGAGCCCGTCCGACGACGTGGTGGCGTACTGCCGGATCGGCGAGCGGTCCAGCCACACCTGGTTCGTGCTGCACCACCTGCTCGGGTATCCGCAGGTGCGCAACTACGACGGCTCGTGGACCGAGTGGGGCAACCTGGTCCGGGCGCCCGTCGTGAAGGGTGACCAGCCGGGCGGCCTGGCCCGCTGA
- a CDS encoding RNA polymerase sigma factor, which produces MTVRQQTGPPGPVAAAPVDFTDFYRAHFHRIAVQLYAYLGDHAEAQDLTQEAFCRTLERWDRVSGYGDPSAFVRRVAWNLATSRLRRVRTAVRHLARQREEHTPGPEPDRVALTRALADLPTNQRRAIVLHHLAQLSVREIAEQVGAPEGTVRSWLSRGRTALADQFTETGSETRRA; this is translated from the coding sequence ATGACCGTACGCCAGCAGACCGGACCACCCGGTCCGGTGGCCGCAGCACCGGTGGACTTCACCGACTTCTACCGGGCCCACTTCCACCGGATCGCGGTGCAGCTCTACGCATACCTCGGGGACCACGCGGAGGCGCAGGACCTCACCCAGGAGGCGTTCTGCCGCACCCTGGAACGCTGGGACCGGGTCAGCGGGTACGGCGACCCGTCGGCGTTCGTCCGCCGGGTGGCCTGGAACCTGGCGACCAGCCGGCTGCGCCGGGTGCGGACCGCCGTGCGGCACCTCGCCCGGCAGCGCGAGGAGCACACCCCCGGCCCGGAGCCGGACCGGGTCGCGCTCACCCGGGCGCTGGCCGACCTGCCCACCAACCAGCGTCGGGCGATCGTGCTGCACCACCTGGCGCAACTGAGCGTCCGCGAGATCGCCGAGCAGGTCGGCGCGCCCGAGGGCACGGTCCGCTCCTGGCTCTCCCGGGGTCGGACCGCACTGGCCGACCAGTTCACCGAGACCGGATCGGAGACCCGCCGTGCCTGA